From a single Brassica napus cultivar Da-Ae chromosome C9, Da-Ae, whole genome shotgun sequence genomic region:
- the LOC125593392 gene encoding uncharacterized protein LOC125593392: MYPQGRISHHFGRCVLETILLLRDQSLSGRGSIRERAVREVAAAFKSFSGLARKIKLAYTMLTLPAWNSLNLTINYFSSKYAHHSGVSPSLPPHMKVQVCAKENNDSQPEDEKSLDSNKEEDDDNTQSQPTNPTTSSLDDFLIINLYFYFSYVFMSYLF, encoded by the exons ATGTATCCGCAAGGAAGGATTTCTCATCATTTCGGGAGATGTGTGTTGGAGACCATCTTGCTGTTAAGGGACCAAAG TTTGAGTGGGCGTGGCAGCATCCGAGAGCGTGCAGTACGAGAAGTTGCTGCTGCTTTCAAGTCCTTCTCTGGACTTGCACGCAAGATCAAGCTTGCATACACAATGCTAACTCTTCCAGCTTGGAATAG CTTGAACCTGACAATCAACTATTTCTCATCAAAGTATGCGCACCACAGCGGTGTCTCTCCAAGTTTGCCTCCCCACATGAAAGTCCAAGTCTGTGCTAAAGAAAACAACGATTCTCAGCCCGAAGATGAAAAGAGTCTTGATAGTAATaaagaagaggatgatgataATACCCAAAGCCAGCCTACGAATCCAACTACAAGCTCATTGGATGACTTtctaattataaatttgtatttctatttttcatatgtttttatgtcatatttgttttaa
- the LOC125593391 gene encoding homeobox protein HD1 → MQEAALGMIGATVGGGGDGDAAVVAEQNRQMKGEIATHPMYDQLLAAHVACLRVATPIDQLPIIEAQLSHSHHLLRSYASTAVGFSHHDRQELDNFLAQYVMVLCSFKEQLQQHVRVHAVEAVMACREIENNLHSLTGATLGEGSGATMSEDEDDLQMDFSSDNSGVDFSGGHDMTGFGPLLPTESERSLMERVRQELKLELKQGFKSRIEDVREEIMRKRRAGKLPGDTTTVLKNWWQQHCKWPYPTEDDKAKLVEETGLQLKQINNWFINQRKRNWHNNSHSLTSLKSKRKQ, encoded by the exons ATGCAAGAAGCAGCGTTAGGTATGATCGGAGCCACAGTAGGCGGAGGAGGAGACGGAGACGCAGCCGTGGTGGCGGAGCAGAATAGACAAATGAAAGGTGAGATAGCGACACATCCCATGTACGATCAGCTATTGGCCGCACACGTGGCATGTCTGAGAGTGGCGACTCCCATCGATCAGCTTCCGATCATTGAAGCTCAGCTTTCTCACTCTCATCATCTTCTCCGATCTTATGCTTCGACAGCCGTTGGATTCTCACATCATGATCGTCAAGAGCTCGACAATTTCTTG GCACAATATGTAATGGTGTTGTGTAGCTTCAAAGAACAGCTTCAACAACACGTGAGGGTTCATGCCGTCGAAGCTGTGATGGCTTGCCGTGAAATTGAGAACAACCTCCACTCTCTCACAG GAGCGACATTAGGAGAAGGGTCCGGTGCGACGATGTCCGAGGATGAGGACGATCTTCAGATGGATTTCTCATCTGATAATTCCGGCGTTGATTTTAGCGGCGGACACGATATGACGGGATTTGGTCCATTGCTTCCGACTGAATCTGAAAGATCTCTTATGGAAAGAGTTAGACAAGAACTGAAACTCGAACTCAAACAG GGTTTTAAATCGAGAATTGAAGATGTAAGAGAAGAGATAATGAGGAAAAGAAGGGCTGGGAAATTGCCTGGAGACACAACAACTGTCTTGAAAAATTGGTGGCAACAACATTGCAAGTGGCCTTACCCTACT GAAGACGACAAGGCAAAATTGGTGGAGGAGACAGGATTACAGTTGAAGCAAATCAACAATTGGTTCATTAATCAACGCAAGAGGAACTGGCACAATAACTCTCATTCCCTCACTTCCTTGAAGTCCAAGCGCAAACAGTAA
- the LOC125575581 gene encoding SPX domain-containing membrane protein At1g63010-like: MVAFGKYLQRKQIEEWRGYYINYKMMKKKVKQYAEQIQGGSQHPRHVLKDFSRMLDTQIEKTVLFMLEQQGLLAGRLATLRETHDAVLEQPDISKIVELRESYRDVGRDLLQLLVFVELNAIGLRKILKKFDKRFGYRFADYYVKTRADHPYSQLQQVFKHVGVGAVVGAISRNLHELQEHEGSFYSIYDQPVLPLQDPVVEAIKTAVDKLTNSTSFLNFLAQHALIMQDDLQTPSEDTIDERTYHFNSLLLNLGNTFLYMVNTYIIVPTADDYSMSLGAAATVCGVVIGSMAVAQVFSSVYFSAWSNKSYFKPLVFSSIALFIGNLMYALAYDANSIFLLLLGRLCCGLGSARAVNRRYISDCVPLRIRMQASAGFVSASALGMACGPALAGLLQIKFKIYKLTFNQSTLPGWVMAVAWLFYLVWLCISFKEPLRDTEEQEGSNPNETTSMTDREENSRAVEEGLRKPLLITSGLKLEDEDEEDCDESEESAEDSRRPANSFGDAYRLLTPSVKVQLLIYFMLKYAMEILLSESSVVTSYYFGWTTSSVAIFLACLGLTVLPINILVGSYISNMFEDRQILLTSEIIVFIGILFSFNLFVPYTVPQYVISGLVMFVAAEVLEGVNLSLLSRVMSSRLSKGTYNGGLLSTEAGTLARVVADATITLGGYLGRNHLLNATLLPSLVICIGSIVATCCTYNSLY; this comes from the exons ATGGTGGCTTTTGGGAAGTATCTGCAGCGGAAACAGATCGAAGAATGGAGAGG CTATTACATCAATTAcaaaatgatgaagaagaaagtgaagcaATATGCTGAACAAATACAAGGCGGATCTCAACATCCTCGCCATGTTCTGAAAGATTTCTCCAGGATGCTCGATACTCAA ATTGAGAAAACAGTCCTGTTCATGTTAGAACAACAAGGGTTGCTTGCAGGGCGACTAGCCACACTGAGGGAAACGCATGATGCTGTTCTCGAGCAGCCTGACATATCAAAAATTGTTGAGCTACGAGAATCATACAGAGATGTTGGAAGAGATCTTCTACAGCTTCTGGTGTTCGTTGAGCTGAACGCCATTGGCCTGCGCAAGATACTCAAGAAATTTGACAAACGGTTTGGCTATAGATTCGCCGACTACTACGTGAAAACCCGAGCTGACCATCCTTACTCACAGCTTCAGCAAGTGTTTAAGCATGTt GGTGTAGGAGCTGTTGTTGGGGCAATATCTCGCAATCTTCATGAGCTTCAAGAACACGAAGGAAGTTTTTATTCAATTTACGACCAACCAGTTCTTCCTCTTCAG GATCCAGTGGTTGAGGCAATTAAGACTGCAGTGGACAAGCTAACGAACTCAACGAGTTTCCTCAACTTCTTGGCCCAGCATGCTCTTATCATGCAAGACGATCTGCAGACTCCTTCAGAGGACACCATCGATGAACGGACTTACCATTTTAACTCGTTACTCCTGAACTTAGGAAACACATTCTTGTACATGGTGAACACATACATCATTGTTCCTACAGCAGATGACTATTCCATGAGCCTTGGAGCTGCAGCGACGGTTTGCGGTGTTGTCATTGGATCTATGGCCGTGGCTCAAGTCTTCTCATCGGTTTATTTCAGCGCTTGGTCCAACAAATCTTACTTCAAGCCTCTTGTGTTTAGTAGCATTGCTCTCTTTATAGGGAACTTAATGTATGCGTTGGCTTATGATGCCAATTCCATTTTTCTTCTCTTACTTGGCCGTCTCTGTTGTGG GCTTGGATCAGCAAGAGCTGTGAACCGGAGATACATCAGTGATTGTGTGCCTTTAAGAATCCGAATGCAGGCATCAGCAGGTTTTGTGAGTGCTAGTGCTCTTGGAATGGCTTGTGGTCCTGCGCTCGCCGGTTTACTCCAAATCAAATTCAAGATCTATAAGCTGACATTTAACCAGTCTACTTTGCCTGGGTGGGTTATGGCTGTGGCTTGGCTGTTCTATTTGGTATGGCTATGCATTTCATTCAAAGAGCCACTGCGTGATACAGAGGAACAAGAAGGAAGCAACCCGAATGAAACAACTTCAA TGACAGACAGAGAAGAAAATAGTAGAGCCGTGGAGGAAGGTCTTCGAAAGCCATTGCTGATAACGTCAGGACTCAAGCTGGAAGACGAAGATGAAGAGGATTGTGATGAAAGTGAAGAATCGGCAGAAGATTCTCGCAGACCTGCAAATTCTTTTGGTGATGCTTACCGACTTCTTACTCCATCTGTTAAG GTTCAACTGCTGATCTACTTCATGCTCAAATACGCCATGGAGATATTACTGTCCGAGTCTAGTGTGGTTACTTCATACTATTTTGGTTGGACAACAAGCTCCGTTGCCATCTTCCTGGCGTGCCTTGGCCTCACGGTGCTACCTATCAACATTCTTGTCGGAAGTTACATCAGTAACATGTTTGAAGACAG GCAAATCCTTTTGACATCTGAGATCATTGTCTTTATCGGGATTCTCTTCAGTTTTAACTTGTTTGTTCCTTACACCGTACCGCAATACGTAATCTCTGGTCTAGTAATGTTCGTTGCTGCTGAAGTACTCGAAG GTGTGAATCTGTCGTTGTTATCGCGGGTAATGTCATCGAGGCTATCAAAAGGAACATACAACGGAGGGTTGCTGTCGACGGAAGCTGGAACCTTGGCTAGGGTTGTGGCAGATGCAACCATAACATTGGGAGGATACTTGGGAAGAAACCATCTCTTGAATGCAACTCTTCTACCATCACTTGTCATCTGCATTGGCTCCATTGTTGCTACTTGTTGTACTTATAACTCTCTCTATTGA
- the LOC125592465 gene encoding uncharacterized protein LOC125592465, with product MTDIGVRRVVLGVVLRGTFHWASKARCHSSSVEVLRLLVVADAVVWVTMVQQGNQEQVLLRERSDENRFGNVLRVSQQQEMDPGKRARGATVRCRLDRAVGNEDWHEKFPHSAVKNMRLWGSDHRPVLADILTKPIRKYKKFKFDKRWLDNEELRQVILGGWKSPDLPPDASIMEHISSCRKALGEWRRQHNLNSAKQVEELKEKVESMYSNDDATPEEIAEELKELADALKAEELFWKQKSRVFWLREGDKNTKIFHALTKQRRARNKITQLLDGDENVVEDEEGLVAIATSYFRQIFESSNPEEIEEALSEVSTTITGSINNDLAAPVTEWEVKLALFAMLPKKAPGPDGMTALFYQKFWDIVKEDLTHMVNQFLFHGEVANGLNDTNICLIPKTTRPNVMSQFRPISLCNVSYKIISKVLCQRLRKVLPDRISETQSAFVAGRHISDNIMIAQEMFHALRTKPSGRNKRMAIKTDMSKAYDRMEWSFIEAVMRKMGFSEVWITWIMRCITTVKYKVLMNGQPRGNIVPNRGLRQGDPLSPFIFILCTEALRIGVNLRQQIKDKLGIQNERGMGTYLGIPEDISGSKCKLFAFLKEKLMHRVNGWTGRWLSKGGKEVLIKSILLALPTYVMSTFLLPLEICKNLASAIAQFWWSSNPPKRGIPWAKWEKMCLPREEGGIGFRMIHEFNLALLAKQLWRLVQLPDSLVARVLRGRYYRMSSPLRLHSVSVPSYVWSSISAAQKLLLLGIRQKIHSGYEVRAWEDPWIPATPARPARPIAPVLHPNLRVSDLINGETREWDDGLLEKYVNPDDIHLIKSLAISSTHHRDSFCWNCTKNGQYTVKSGYWVARNLMRNDEDKEILEPSITKLQAFVWKYLRQHDYLFWRKNNIDAPELDRDPYPRIIWYIWKARNDKLFRGIDRDPMELVRYAESECQAWFNANERIPDNPRELHNEELQAISLDNICMVDGSWTSMAQFSGCGWVWKDSLGQTQLMGMRNLSRRETSLHSEVEALRWAMESMLLHSSCQSFGTDCKDLIAMIREPQAWPSFATELEAIKTLQLCFPEFKISHMPRAQNGISDSLAKSARSFYRKLC from the exons ATGACCGACATAGGAGTAAGAAGAGTGGTACTAGGAGTGGTACTAAGAGGAACGTTCCATTGGGCGTCCAAAGCAAGATGTCACAGCTCCTCCGTCGAGGTTCTCCGGCTGCTCGTAGTGGCAGACGCAGTCGTGTGGGTCACCATGGTTCAACAAGGAAACCAAGAACAGGTTCTTCTAAGGGAGAGA AGCGACGAGAACAggtttgggaacgtcttacgcgtttctcaacaacaagaaATGGACCCTG GCAAGAGAGCACGTGGAGCCACGGTTAGATGTCGTCTGGATAGAGCCGTAGGAAATGAGGACTGGCATGAGAAATTTCCACATTCGGCTGTTAAAAATATGAGGTTATGGGGATCAGATCATCGTCCGGTCCTAGCAGACATCCTAACGAAACCAATACGGAAGTATAAGAAATTCAAATTTGACAAAAGGTGGCTGGATAACGAGGAACTGAGGCAAGTGATTCTTGGCGGATGGAAATCCCCAGATCTACCCCCAGATGCTAGTATTATGGAACATATTTCGAGCTGTCGTAAAGCATTGGGGGAGTGGAGGAGACAGCACAATCTGAACTCGGCAAAGCAAGTTGAGGAGTTAAAGGAGAAGGTGGAGAGTATGTATTCGAATGATGATGCTACACCAGAAGAAATAGCGGAAGAATTGAAGGAACTAGCTGATGCTCTTAAAGCAGAGGAGCTGTTTTGGAAGCAGAAAAGCAGGGTGTTCTGGTTGCGAGAAGGtgacaaaaacacaaaaattttCCATGCACTAACGAAGCAAAGGAGAGCGAGAAACAAGATCACTCAGCTATTAGATGGAGATGAGAATGTTGTGGAGGATGAGGAGGGActagtagccattgctactagctaCTTTAGGCAAATCTTTGAGTCCTCTAACCCAGAGGAGATAGAAGAAGCGCTTTCAGAGGTATCTACAACCATTACTGGATCAATTAATAATGATCTCGCTGCTCCGGTTACTGAATGGGAAGTTAAATTAGCCCTTTTTGCTATGCTCCCTAAAAAGGCACCGGGCCCAGATGGGATGACAGCTCTCTTCTATCAGAAATTTTGGGACATTGTAAAGGAGGATTTAACTCATATGGTTAATCAATTCCTTTTCCATGGAGAGGTAGCGAATGGTTTGAATGATACAAACATATGTCTTATCCCTAAGACGACTAGACCTAATGTGATGTCTCAATTTCGGCCTATCAGCTTATGCAATGTCAGTTATAAGATAAtctctaaggtcttatgccagagaTTAAGGAAAGTTTTACCTGATCGAATTTCGGAaacccagtcagcctttgttgctggaAGACACATCTCGGACAATATTATGATTGCACAAGAGATGTTCCATGCGCTGAGAACTAAACCAAGCGGGAGAAATAAGAGGATGGCCATTAAGACagatatgagtaaagcatacGATAGGATGGAGTGGTCATTCATTGAAGCAGTTATGCGCAAGATGGGATTCTCTGAAGTCTGGATCACTTGGATAATGAGGTGCATCACTACGGTTAAATATAAGGTGCTCATGAATGGGCAACCAAGGGGAAATATAGTCCCGAACAGAggtttacgtcaaggagatcctttgtctcctttcatcttTATTCtttgcacggaagcgctc aggatAGGTGTAAATCTCAGACAGCAAATCAAGGATAAACTGGGGATACAGAATGAGAGAGGTATGGGAACATATCTTGGAATCCCAGAAGATATCAGCGGATCTAAATGCAAGCTATTTGCGTTCCTGAAGGAGAAATTAATGcatagagtgaatggatggacGGGGAGGTGGCTAtcaaaaggaggaaaggaagtttTGATAAAATCTATACTGTTAGCACTCCCGACATATGTTATGTCTACCTTTTTGCTCCCGCTGGAGATATGTAAGAACCTCGCaagtgccattgcacaattctggtggagctcaAATCCACCAAAGAGAGGGATTCCTTGGGCTAAATGGGAgaagatgtgtttaccaagagAAGAGGGTGGGATTGGTTTCCGGATGATCCATGAGTTCAACCTGGCTTTACTAGCCAAACAACTATGGAGACTAGTCCAACTCCCCGACTCGTTGGTAGCTCGAGTACTGAGAGGAAGATATTATAGAATGAGCTCGCCTTTACGATTGCATTCTGTGAGTGTCCCATCCTACGTCTGGTCCAGTATATCAGCGGCACAAAAATTACTACTTTTGGGGATTAGACAAAAAATTCATTCTGGATATGAGGTTAGGGCTTGGGAGGATCCTTGGATCCCTGCTACACCAGCTAGGCCGGCAAGACCTATTGCTCCAGTCCTCCATCCAAACTTGAGAGTTAGTGATCTCATTAATGGGGAAACAAGGGAGTGGGATGATGGATTACTAGAAAAGTATGTCAATCCAGATGATATACACCTCATTaagagtttggccataagctcaaCTCACCACAGAGACTCCTTCTGCTGGAATTGTACCAAAAATGGCCAATACACAGTTAAATCGGGATATTGGGTAGCACGGAACCTAATGAGGAATGATGAAGATAAGGAGATCCTGGAACCGAGCATCACCAAACTCCAAGCCTTTGTTTGGAAG TATTTACGCCAACATGATTATCTCTTCTGGAGGAAGAACAACATTGATGCACCAGAGCTTGACAGAGACCCTTATCCTCGGATAATTTGGTATATCTGGAAGGCCCGAAATGATAAACTGTTTAGAGGAATAGACAGAGACCCTATGGAACTAGTTAGATATGCTGAAAGTGAATGCCAGGCTTGGTTTAATGCCAATGAGAGGATACCGGATAACCCACGTGAGCTGCACAATGAGGAACTCCAAGCCATAAGCTTGGATAATATATGTATGGTGGATGGATCATGGACTTCCATGGCACAGTTTAGTGGCTGCGGATGGGTCTGGAAGGATAGTCTGGGACAGACACAGCTTATGGGAATGCGCAACTTAAGTAGGAGAGAGACTTCTTTGCATTCGGAAGTGGAGGCACTAAggtgggcaatggagagcatgCTTCTACATTCTTCGTGTCAGAGCTTTGGAACAGATTGCAAAGACCTAATAGCAATGATACGAGAACCTCAAGCTTGGCCAAGTTTCGCGACTGAATTGGAGGCAATAAAGACGCTCCAGCTATGTTTTCCAGAATTCAAGATCTCTCACATGCCACGAGCACAAAATGGAATATCTGATTCGTTAGCTAAGTCTGCTAGATCCTTTTATAGGAAGCTTTGTTag